In Cicer arietinum cultivar CDC Frontier isolate Library 1 chromosome 7, Cicar.CDCFrontier_v2.0, whole genome shotgun sequence, a single window of DNA contains:
- the LOC101512038 gene encoding linoleate 13S-lipoxygenase 3-1, chloroplastic — protein MALTNEIMGSSLVERSLFPSSSPSFQQKRGSFLINPVLVPLGNRRVLKLRKSAKFPVAAISEDLVKGSSSSLSSSSSSSSSSSSSVPEEKPVKFKVRGVVTIRNKIKEDFKETFVKHLDALTDRIGRNVVLELYSTEMDPKTKAAKKSSEAVLKDWSKKTNIKAERVNYIAEFIVDSSFGEPGAITIINNHQQEFYLESITLEGFATGPVHFPCNSFVQARKDLPGKRIFFSNKAYLPDDTPAGIKTLREKELRNLRGDGSGVRKLSDRIYDYDTYNDLGNPDRGIEFARPTLGGSEMYPYPRRCRTGRGPSDTDITAESRVEKPHPMYVPRDERFEESKQNTFSVKRLKAVLHNLLPGLKSSLSAHNQDFNDFSDVDGLYSVGLLIKLGLQDDVLKKLPLPKIFSKIQESSQGLLKYDTPKIISKDKFAWLRDDEFARQAIAGVNPVTIQSLKVFPPVSKLDPEIYGPQESALKEEHILSQLNGMTVQQALDENKLFIIDYHDIYLPFLERINALDGRKSYATRTIYYLTPLGTLKPVAIELSLPPSGPNTPSKRVVTPPLDATTNWMWMLAKAHVCSNDAGVHQLVNHWLRTHACMEPFILSAHRQLSAMHPIFKLLDPHMRYTLEINALARQSLINADGVIESCFTPGRYGMEISSAAYKSFWRIDKDSLPEDLIRRGMAVPDPTQPYGLKLVMKDYPYAEDGLLIWFAIENWVRTYVNYYYPNPTILCNDRELQAWYSESINVGHADLKNETWWPKLDNTESLVSVLTILIWNSSAQHAALNFGQYPYGGYVPNRPPLMRRLVPEESDPEYTSFLSDPQKYFLNALPSLLQASKYMAVVDTLSTHSPDEEYLGERQQPSIWSGDAEIVEKFYEFSAEIGKIEKVIDSRNSDRNLKNRCGAGVLPYELLAPSSEPGVTCRGVPNSVST, from the exons ATGGCACTTACAAATGAAATCATGGGTTCTTCATTGGTAGAAAGATCTTTGTTTCCTTCGTCTTCACCAAGTTTTCAACAGAAACGTGGAAGTTTCTTGATCAACCCTGTTTTGGTTCCTTTAGGAAACAGAAGAGTTTTGAAATTGAGAAAATCTGCTAAGTTTCCTGTTGCAGCTATAAGTGAGGATTTGGTGAAGGGTTCATCTTCTTCTTTGTCAtcgtcatca tcttcttcttcttcttcttcttcttctgttcCTGAAGAGAAACCAGTGAAATTCAAAGTTAGAGGTGTTGTGACAATAAGGAACAAGATCAAAGAGGATTTCAAAGAGACTTTTGTTAAACATCTTGATGCTTTAACTGATAGGATTGGAAGAAATGTTGTTCTTGAACTTTATAGCACTGAGATGGATCCAA AAACAAAAGCTGCAAAGAAGAGTAGTGAAGCAGTGTTGAAGGATTGGTCAAAGAAGACAAACATTAAGGCAGAGAGAGTGAATTACATAGCTGAATTCATAGTGGATTCAAGTTTTGGAGAGCCAGGAGCTATTACTATTATAAACAATCATCAACAAGAATTTTACTTGGAAAGTATAACCCTTGAAGGATTTGCAACTGGACCAGTTCATTTCCCTTGCAACTCTTTTGTTCAAGCCAGAAAAGATCTTCCTGGAAAGAGGATTTTCTTTTCTAATAAG GCTTATTTACCGGATGATACACCTGCTGGGATTAAAACTTTGAGAGAGAAAGAGCTGAGAAATTTGAGAGGTGATGGAAGTGGAGTTAGAAAATTATCTGACAGAATTTATGACTATGATACATACAATGATTTGGGAAATCCAGATAGAGGAATTGAATTTGCAAGACCAACACTTGGTGGATCTGAAATGTATCCATACCCAAGACGGTGTCGTACTGGCCGTGGACCATCTGATACag ATATAACCGCTGAGAGTCGTGTAGAGAAGCCACATCCTATGTACGTACCAAGAGATGAACGGTTTGAGGAATCAAAACAGAACACATTTTCAGTGAAGAGGCTAAAGGCAGTGCTACATAACTTGCTTCCTGGCCTTAAATCAAGTCTTTCTGCTCACAACCAAGATTTCAATGACTTTTCAGATGTTGATGGCCTTTACAGTGTAGGGTTACTCATTAAGTTGGGTTTGCAAGATGATGTTTTGAAGAAATTACCATTACCTAAAATTTTTAGCAAAATTCAAGAATCTAGCCAGGGTCTTCTAAAGTATGACACTCCCAAAATTATATCAA AGGATAAATTTGCTTGGTTGCGAGATGACGAATTTGCCCGTCAAGCAATAGCAGGAGTTAACCCTGTTACAATTCAGAGCCTTAAAGTTTTCCCACCTGTTAGTAAATTAGATCCTGAAATCTATGGTCCACAAGAATCTGCTCTTAAAGAAGAGCACATTTTAAGCCAACTTAATGGCATGACTGTCCAACAG GCACTTGATGAGAATAAGCTGTTTATAATAGATTATCATGATATCTATCTTCCATTTCTTGAAAGGATCAATGCATTGGATGGTAGAAAATCATATGCCACACGTACCATATACTACCTGACACCCCTTGGGACTCTAAAACCTGTTGCTATTGAACTTAGCCTGCCACCATCTGGACCAAATACACCATCAAAACGTGTAGTTACACCTCCTTTAGATGCAACTACTAATTGGATGTGGATGCTTGCTAAGGCCCATGTTTGCTCCAATGATGCTGGTGTGCATCAACTTGTCAACCATTG GTTACGCACACATGCTTGCATGGAACCATTTATATTATCTGCTCATAGGCAATTAAGTGCAATGCATCCAATATTCAAATTATTGGATCCACACATGAGGTACACTTTGGAGATCAATGCTTTAGCTCGCCAGAGTTTGATCAATGCAGATGGTGTCATTGAGTCTTGTTTCACTCCTGGTCGATATGGCATGGAGATTAGTTCTGCTGCTTACAAAAGCTTTTGGCGTATTGACAAAGATAGTCTCCCTGAAGATCTCATCCGCAG AGGAATGGCAGTACCTGACCCAACACAACCATATGGTCTAAAGCTAGTGATGAAAGATTACCCTTATGCAGAAGATGGTCTATTAATCTGGTTTGCAATAGAAAATTGGGTTCGTACCTATGTCAACTATTACTATCCAAACCCAACTATATTATGCAATGATAGAGAGTTACAAGCTTGGTACTCTGAATCAATCAATGTGGGCCATGCTGATTTAAAGAATGAAACATGGTGGCCCAAATTGGACAACACTGAAAGTCTTGTCTCAGTCTTAACAATCTTAATTtggaattcttctgcacaacaTGCTGCACTTAACTTTGGACAATACCCTTATGGCGGCTATGTGCCGAATCGTCCACCGTTGATGAGAAGATTGGTACCAGAAGAGTCTGACCCTGAATATACAAGCTTTTTATCTGATCCACAAAAGTATTTCCTCAATGCATTGCCTAGTTTGTTGCAGGCTTCCAAATATATGGCTGTTGTCGATACACTTTCGACTCATTCGCCCGACGAAGAGTATTTGGGTGAGAGGCAACAGCCTTCTATTTGGTCAGGTGATGCTGAGATTGTTGAGAAGTTTTATGAATTCTCTGCTGAAATTGGAAAGATTGAGAAGGTTATTGATAGTAGGAACTCTGATAGGAATTTGAAGAACCGTTGTGGTGCTGGTGTTTTACCTTATGAGTTGCTTGCTCCTAGTTCTGAACCTGGTGTTACATGCAGAGGGGTTCCAAATAGTGTGtctacataa